The following coding sequences are from one Pseudonocardia sp. EC080619-01 window:
- a CDS encoding ABC transporter permease produces the protein MGRFITRRVLQGILVVVVAALLIFLATFALGDPFASTGEKAVPPEVAALNRAKFGMDQPLVIQFLHYLGNLFTGDLGIDFDQRRPVTELIGAVLPNTIILGLVAMLFLLLFGVSAGILAAVRRYSFWDALVTVLTTVMIGIPVFVLAIFLVANVSGIGPFPPVPRSFTVEVPWYFDVLLPAFTLAVIEAAFVARLMRGSMLEVLRADYVRTARAKGLPERTVLGRHAVRNSLLPVVTFVGLTLGSYVGGAIITETVFQYNGVGYLLSRAIVNNNAPVIMAVVIYTVIAYVVLSLIVDILYAYLDPRIRLN, from the coding sequence ATGGGTCGCTTCATCACCCGGCGCGTGCTCCAGGGGATCCTGGTCGTCGTCGTCGCCGCACTCCTGATCTTCCTGGCCACCTTCGCGCTCGGTGACCCCTTCGCCTCGACCGGGGAGAAGGCCGTCCCGCCCGAGGTCGCCGCCCTCAACCGCGCCAAGTTCGGCATGGACCAGCCGCTGGTGATCCAGTTCCTGCACTACCTGGGGAACCTGTTCACAGGCGACCTCGGCATCGACTTCGACCAGCGCCGCCCGGTCACCGAGCTGATCGGCGCCGTGCTCCCGAACACGATCATCCTCGGGCTCGTCGCGATGCTGTTCCTGCTGCTGTTCGGGGTCAGCGCCGGCATCCTGGCCGCCGTCAGGCGTTACTCGTTCTGGGACGCGCTCGTCACCGTCCTGACCACGGTCATGATCGGCATCCCGGTCTTCGTCCTCGCGATCTTCCTGGTCGCGAACGTCTCCGGGATCGGGCCGTTCCCGCCGGTGCCGCGCAGCTTCACCGTCGAGGTGCCCTGGTACTTCGACGTGCTGCTGCCCGCCTTCACCCTCGCCGTCATCGAGGCGGCGTTCGTCGCCCGGCTGATGCGCGGGTCGATGCTCGAGGTGCTGCGCGCCGACTACGTGCGCACCGCCCGGGCCAAGGGGCTGCCGGAACGCACCGTGCTCGGCAGGCACGCGGTCCGCAACTCACTGCTGCCGGTCGTCACGTTCGTCGGCCTCACACTGGGCTCCTACGTCGGCGGCGCGATCATCACCGAGACCGTGTTCCAGTACAACGGCGTGGGCTACCTGCTCTCGCGGGCGATCGTGAACAACAACGCGCCGGTGATCATGGCCGTCGTCATCTACACGGTGATCGCGTACGTCGTGCTGAGCCTGATCGTCGACATCCTGTACGCCTACCTCGACCCGCGGATCCGGCTGAACTGA
- a CDS encoding ABC transporter substrate-binding protein — MRGRRAAASAIALTAVVGLVLTGCSQQSNTGTSGDAAQAGAGFPETPVPEQVPGKPGGIFRLGITEPTAIDPYNVQESEGSLVAKQLFTGLVQVQPNGDEYPGVAQSWESNDNCTQWTFALKPNQTFSNGEALTSASFKRGWERTSAKASASEVSYHLDQVQGYDEMQAGTAQQLSGVNATDPNSLVVSLKEPNCEFELRTAHPALSPIPTVAGGADNATYNDLPIGNGPFKMDGAWRHDQGIRLVRNDAYTAGEKANLDAVEITITPADTGADTEYNGFRNGQFDWARMPTPVYQQAQAEFDPQGKWLSRKTAGINFLVVNVTKPPLDTVAARKAVSMAIDRAAITAGVFQGGQSPATAFVPPAFPQTYQPGVCDACTFDPERAKQLAQEAGFQPGTEINFQFNTGGGHEEWTAAVRQQIEQNLGIKVNYEGVPFRDLLDNQQSPTVTGISRLAWSADYPTAANFLTPLLATRSIGAASPNDPALGDNRGRYSNPEFDRLMDQASATKDEAQRDDLYKQAEKIAIGDDLALIPMFERQQYRLINTEKFANLGMDFYENPTLETITLK, encoded by the coding sequence ATGAGGGGTAGAAGGGCGGCCGCCTCGGCCATCGCCCTGACCGCGGTGGTGGGGCTCGTCCTCACCGGCTGCAGCCAGCAGAGCAACACGGGGACCTCGGGGGACGCCGCGCAGGCCGGCGCCGGGTTCCCGGAGACGCCCGTTCCCGAGCAGGTGCCCGGCAAGCCGGGCGGGATCTTCCGTCTCGGCATCACCGAGCCGACCGCGATCGACCCGTACAACGTGCAGGAGTCCGAGGGCTCGCTGGTCGCCAAGCAGCTGTTCACCGGCCTCGTGCAGGTGCAGCCGAACGGTGACGAGTACCCGGGCGTCGCCCAGTCCTGGGAGTCGAACGACAACTGCACGCAGTGGACCTTCGCCCTCAAGCCGAACCAGACGTTCTCGAACGGTGAGGCGCTGACCTCGGCGTCGTTCAAGCGCGGGTGGGAGCGCACCAGCGCGAAGGCGTCGGCCTCCGAGGTCTCGTACCACCTGGACCAGGTCCAGGGCTATGACGAGATGCAGGCCGGTACGGCCCAGCAGCTGTCCGGCGTGAACGCGACCGACCCGAACTCGCTGGTCGTGTCGCTGAAGGAGCCGAACTGCGAGTTCGAGCTCCGCACCGCGCACCCCGCGCTGTCCCCGATCCCGACCGTGGCCGGTGGCGCCGACAACGCGACCTACAACGACCTGCCGATCGGCAACGGCCCGTTCAAGATGGACGGCGCGTGGCGGCACGACCAGGGCATCCGCCTGGTCCGCAACGACGCCTACACGGCGGGCGAGAAGGCCAACCTCGACGCCGTCGAGATCACCATCACTCCGGCCGACACCGGCGCGGACACCGAGTACAACGGCTTCCGCAACGGCCAGTTCGACTGGGCCCGGATGCCCACGCCCGTCTACCAGCAGGCGCAGGCCGAGTTCGACCCGCAGGGCAAGTGGCTGTCCCGCAAGACGGCGGGCATCAACTTCCTGGTCGTCAACGTGACCAAGCCGCCGCTGGACACGGTCGCGGCGCGCAAGGCCGTCTCGATGGCCATCGACCGGGCCGCGATCACCGCGGGCGTCTTCCAGGGCGGGCAGTCCCCGGCCACCGCGTTCGTGCCGCCGGCGTTCCCGCAGACCTACCAGCCGGGCGTCTGCGACGCGTGCACGTTCGACCCGGAGCGGGCCAAGCAGCTCGCCCAGGAGGCCGGCTTCCAGCCCGGTACCGAGATCAACTTCCAGTTCAACACCGGTGGCGGGCACGAGGAGTGGACCGCCGCGGTGCGCCAGCAGATCGAGCAGAACCTCGGCATCAAGGTCAACTACGAGGGCGTGCCGTTCCGTGACCTGCTGGACAACCAGCAGTCGCCGACCGTGACCGGCATCTCGCGTCTCGCCTGGAGCGCCGACTACCCGACCGCGGCGAACTTCCTGACGCCGCTGCTGGCCACCCGCTCGATCGGCGCCGCGTCGCCGAACGACCCGGCGCTGGGCGACAACCGGGGCCGCTACTCCAACCCGGAGTTCGACCGGCTGATGGACCAGGCCTCGGCCACCAAGGACGAGGCGCAGCGCGACGACCTGTACAAGCAGGCCGAGAAGATCGCGATCGGGGACGACCTCGCCCTCATCCCGATGTTCGAGCGCCAGCAGTACCGGCTGATCAACACGGAGAAGTTCGCCAACCTCGGCATGGACTTCTACGAGAACCCGACGCTGGAGACCATCACCCTCAAGTGA